The Streptomyces europaeiscabiei genome window below encodes:
- a CDS encoding ABC transporter permease: MSAVTTSAARVRTTAVGTVEAVEETSQVRRRRRLSPGKRLPASRLVGPVLFLALWAVASAAGQLDPAAIPAPWTVLETGVRLWTGGTLTTDITTSLQRAGSGFVIGLTAGVALALASGLSRVGEALIDGTVQLNRAIPTLGLIPLFILWLGIGETFKIAIIAIVVYIPIYLNTHAALAGIDSRFVELAEVQGLSRLQFVRQIVIPGALPGFFVGLRLGVTGSWLGLVVLEQINATNGLGYMMFQAQNYGQSDVILVGLVVYGIFGLISDSAVRLIERRVLSWRRTLSS, encoded by the coding sequence GTGAGCGCCGTGACCACCAGTGCCGCCCGGGTCCGCACGACCGCCGTAGGCACGGTCGAGGCCGTGGAGGAGACCTCCCAGGTCCGCAGGCGCCGACGTCTCTCCCCCGGCAAGCGGCTGCCCGCCTCCCGGCTCGTCGGGCCGGTGCTGTTCCTCGCCCTCTGGGCCGTCGCCTCCGCCGCCGGGCAACTCGACCCGGCGGCGATCCCGGCGCCCTGGACGGTGCTGGAGACGGGCGTCCGTCTGTGGACCGGGGGGACGCTGACGACGGACATCACGACCTCGTTGCAGCGGGCCGGATCCGGGTTCGTGATCGGGCTGACCGCCGGCGTCGCGCTCGCCCTGGCCTCCGGGCTCAGCCGGGTCGGCGAGGCGCTGATCGACGGGACCGTACAGCTCAACCGGGCGATCCCGACGCTGGGCCTGATCCCGCTGTTCATCCTCTGGCTGGGCATCGGCGAGACCTTCAAGATCGCGATCATCGCCATCGTCGTCTACATCCCCATCTACCTCAACACGCATGCCGCGCTGGCCGGGATCGACAGCCGATTCGTCGAACTCGCCGAGGTGCAGGGTCTGTCGAGGCTGCAGTTCGTCCGGCAGATCGTCATCCCCGGCGCGCTGCCCGGCTTCTTCGTGGGCCTGCGGCTCGGGGTGACCGGCTCCTGGCTGGGCCTGGTCGTGCTGGAGCAGATCAACGCCACCAACGGACTCGGCTACATGATGTTCCAGGCCCAGAACTACGGCCAGAGCGACGTCATCCTCGTCGGCCTGGTCGTCTACGGGATCTTCGGCCTGATCTCCGACAGCGCGGTCCGTCTCATCGAACGGAGGGTGCTGTCATGGCGACGCACGCTGAGCAGCTGA
- a CDS encoding ABC transporter ATP-binding protein → MATHAEQLTNTGRTATPEPRTATATRPAVQLRALTRSFDGRKVLDGIDLDIPAGQFVALLGHSGSGKSTLLRAVAGLDHEVVGSGRLTAPARVSVVFQDSRLLPWRRVLDNVLLGAEGKEAAARGRERAWPNELSGGEAQRAALARSLVRDPELLLADEPFGALDALTRIRMHTLLRQLWEHHKPSVLLVTHDVDEAIVLADRVLVLEQGRIGLDLTIDRPHPRSYRDPLLGEYRERLLIALGVTEDHQ, encoded by the coding sequence ATGGCGACGCACGCTGAGCAGCTGACGAACACCGGGCGGACGGCCACCCCTGAGCCGCGAACGGCCACGGCCACCCGGCCTGCCGTGCAACTCCGGGCACTCACCCGGTCGTTCGACGGGCGCAAGGTCCTCGACGGCATCGACCTCGACATCCCCGCCGGGCAGTTCGTGGCCCTGCTCGGGCACAGCGGCTCCGGCAAGAGCACGCTGCTACGGGCGGTCGCCGGGCTCGACCACGAGGTGGTGGGCAGCGGGCGGCTCACCGCGCCGGCCCGGGTGTCCGTCGTCTTCCAGGACTCCCGGCTGCTGCCCTGGCGCCGGGTCCTCGACAACGTGCTGCTCGGCGCGGAGGGCAAGGAGGCCGCGGCCAGGGGCCGCGAGCGCGCCTGGCCGAACGAGCTGTCCGGCGGCGAGGCCCAGCGCGCGGCCCTCGCTCGCTCCCTGGTCCGCGATCCCGAACTGCTGCTGGCCGACGAGCCGTTCGGCGCCCTGGACGCGCTCACCCGGATCAGGATGCACACCCTGCTCAGGCAGCTGTGGGAGCACCACAAGCCCTCCGTCCTGCTCGTCACCCACGACGTCGACGAGGCGATCGTGCTCGCCGACCGCGTCCTCGTGCTCGAGCAGGGGCGCATCGGCCTCGACCTGACCATCGACCGCCCGCACCCGCGCTCGTACCGGGACCCCCTGCTGGGGGAGTACCGCGAGCGACTGCTGATCGCGCTCGGCGTGACGGAGGACCACCAGTGA
- a CDS encoding LLM class flavin-dependent oxidoreductase — protein MTSRQLHLNAFLMHTGHHEASWRLPESDPYAHVELDHYVRLARIAERGTFDSLFLADGPQLWGSVGQRPAGALEPLTLLTALATATQHIGLIATASTSYNSPYNLARKFASLDILSGGRAGWNIVTTAGAEAARNFGLDAEPAHAQRYARASEFLDVALKLWDSWEDDAIVADKASGVWADDTKIHPPRHRGTYFSVEGPLNVPRSPQGYPLLVQAGSSEDGKTFAARYAEAVFTAQQTIEDAQAFYADLKSRTAATGRDPEHIKVLPGIVPVLGSTEAEARAAERVLEDHIVYTHGVGNLERLLQLDAGTLELDAPLPDGLPPESAIEGAKSRYTLVVELARRDRLTVRELIGRLGGGRGHLTFAGTPEQVADKIETWFTRGAADGFNIMPAVLPSGLDAFVDHVVPILRARGLLRTEYGPRRTLRDRYGLPRPANQHVSTSAPALV, from the coding sequence GTGACATCGAGACAGCTCCACCTCAACGCCTTCCTGATGCACACCGGCCACCACGAGGCGTCGTGGCGGCTTCCGGAGTCCGACCCGTACGCGCACGTCGAGCTGGACCACTATGTGCGGCTGGCCCGGATCGCGGAGCGCGGCACCTTCGACTCGCTCTTCCTGGCCGACGGGCCGCAGCTGTGGGGCAGCGTGGGCCAGCGTCCGGCGGGCGCCCTGGAACCGCTCACCCTGCTCACCGCCCTGGCGACGGCGACCCAGCACATCGGCCTGATCGCCACCGCCTCCACCTCCTACAACTCCCCCTACAACCTGGCCCGCAAGTTCGCCTCGCTCGACATCCTCAGCGGCGGCCGGGCCGGCTGGAACATCGTCACCACCGCCGGCGCGGAGGCAGCCCGCAACTTCGGTCTCGACGCCGAGCCCGCACACGCCCAGCGGTACGCGCGGGCCTCCGAGTTCCTCGACGTGGCCCTGAAGCTCTGGGACAGCTGGGAGGACGACGCGATCGTCGCCGACAAGGCGTCCGGTGTCTGGGCCGACGACACGAAGATCCATCCGCCCCGGCACCGGGGGACGTACTTCAGCGTCGAGGGCCCGCTCAACGTCCCCCGCTCGCCCCAGGGTTACCCACTGCTCGTGCAGGCCGGGTCGAGCGAGGACGGCAAGACGTTCGCGGCACGGTACGCGGAGGCCGTGTTCACCGCCCAGCAGACCATCGAGGACGCGCAGGCCTTCTACGCCGACCTCAAGTCCCGTACGGCCGCGACCGGCCGGGACCCCGAGCACATCAAGGTACTGCCAGGCATCGTCCCGGTGCTCGGCTCGACGGAGGCCGAGGCGCGGGCGGCCGAGCGGGTCCTGGAGGACCACATCGTGTACACGCACGGGGTGGGCAATCTGGAGCGGTTGCTGCAACTGGACGCGGGGACACTGGAGTTGGACGCCCCGCTCCCCGACGGTCTGCCGCCCGAGAGCGCGATCGAGGGTGCCAAGAGCCGCTACACGCTCGTCGTCGAGCTGGCCCGGCGCGACCGGCTCACCGTGCGGGAGCTGATCGGGCGGCTGGGCGGCGGGCGCGGGCACCTCACCTTCGCCGGGACGCCCGAGCAGGTCGCCGACAAGATCGAGACCTGGTTCACGCGGGGCGCCGCCGACGGCTTCAACATCATGCCCGCGGTCCTGCCGTCCGGCCTCGACGCCTTCGTCGACCACGTCGTCCCGATCCTGCGCGCCCGCGGTCTGCTCCGCACCGAGTACGGCCCGCGCCGGACCCTGCGGGACCGCTACGGCCTGCCGAGGCCCGCCAACCAGCACGTCAGCACGTCCGCACCCGCCCTCGTCTGA
- a CDS encoding TauD/TfdA dioxygenase family protein has product MTCPNHCGGWPTACGPSTPTTTTTRCRTRRSTRSGPSSAPGSRRSSTARSTRWSASTLPHFSTSLEAGGPPSGERGLFIGGFAQRIVGLSLGESRKLLDLLRSYVTRPENVLRHRWSENQLVVFDNRITQHYAIDNYDGLPRRLHRVTVAGDVPAGIEGTESHSVEGDASHYTSVASQPVPVPVAA; this is encoded by the coding sequence GTGACCTGCCCGAACCACTGCGGCGGCTGGCCGACGGCCTGTGGGCCGAGCACACCAACGACTACGACTACGCGGTGCCGGACGAGGAGATCGACGCGGAGCGGGCCGAGCAGCGCGCCCGGTTCACGTCGATCAAGTACCGCACGGTCCACCCGGTGGTCCGCGTCCACCCTCCCCCACTTCTCGACTTCGCTCGAAGCGGGGGGACCCCCATCCGGTGAACGCGGGCTGTTCATCGGCGGTTTCGCGCAGCGGATCGTGGGCCTGTCGCTCGGCGAGTCCCGCAAGCTCCTCGACCTGCTCCGGTCGTACGTGACCCGGCCGGAGAACGTGCTGCGCCACCGCTGGTCGGAGAACCAGCTCGTCGTCTTCGACAACCGCATCACCCAGCACTACGCCATCGACAACTACGACGGCCTGCCGCGCCGGCTGCACCGGGTGACCGTCGCCGGTGACGTGCCGGCGGGCATCGAGGGCACGGAGAGCCACTCGGTCGAGGGGGACGCCTCGCACTACACGTCCGTGGCCTCGCAGCCCGTGCCCGTGCCCGTGGCGGCCTGA
- a CDS encoding superoxide dismutase — MPVYTLPELPYDYAALAPVISPEIIELHHDKHHAAYVKGANDTLDQLAEARDKETWGAINGLEKNLAFHLSGHILHSIYWQNMTGDGGGEPLAADGVGELADAITESFGSFAGFKAQLTKASATTQGSGWGVLAYEPLSGRLIVEQVYDHQGNVGQGTTPILVFDAWEHAFYLQYKNQKVDFIDAMWAVVDWQDVSRRYEAAKSRAGVLLLAP; from the coding sequence ATGCCCGTCTACACGCTTCCCGAACTGCCGTACGACTACGCCGCGCTCGCACCCGTCATCAGCCCCGAGATCATCGAGCTGCACCACGACAAGCACCACGCGGCGTACGTCAAGGGAGCCAACGACACGCTCGACCAGCTCGCGGAGGCGCGCGACAAGGAGACGTGGGGCGCGATCAACGGCCTGGAGAAGAACCTGGCCTTCCATCTCTCCGGCCACATCCTGCACTCCATCTACTGGCAGAACATGACCGGCGACGGCGGCGGTGAGCCGCTGGCCGCCGACGGCGTGGGCGAGCTGGCGGACGCCATCACCGAGTCCTTCGGTTCGTTCGCGGGCTTCAAGGCCCAGCTGACCAAGGCCTCCGCCACCACCCAGGGCTCCGGCTGGGGCGTGCTGGCGTACGAGCCGCTCAGTGGGCGACTCATCGTGGAGCAGGTCTACGACCACCAGGGCAACGTCGGCCAGGGCACCACCCCGATCCTCGTCTTCGACGCCTGGGAGCACGCCTTCTACCTGCAGTACAAGAACCAGAAGGTCGACTTCATCGACGCCATGTGGGCCGTCGTCGACTGGCAGGACGTGTCCCGCCGTTACGAGGCCGCCAAGTCCCGCGCGGGCGTGCTGCTGCTGGCCCCCTGA
- a CDS encoding DsbA family protein, with product MSEQTSGKTPVDFWFDPLCPWAWMTSRWVLEVEKVRDIEVRWHVMSLAVLNEPKIDDLPEEYRELLATKAWGPVRIVIAAQQEHGAKVLGDLYTAIGTRAHNQGLGIEKDVVAAAVAEVGLPESLMEHWDSTPYEAELRASHKEGIDKVGQDVGTPVIAVPGADGEQIAFFGPVVTPAPKGEEAAKLWDGTLLVASVPGFYELKRTRTKGPDFSNLV from the coding sequence ATGTCCGAGCAGACCTCCGGCAAGACCCCCGTCGACTTCTGGTTCGACCCCCTGTGCCCGTGGGCCTGGATGACCTCGCGGTGGGTCCTGGAGGTGGAGAAGGTCCGGGACATCGAGGTCCGCTGGCATGTGATGAGCCTCGCGGTGCTGAACGAGCCCAAGATCGACGACCTGCCCGAGGAGTACCGCGAGCTGCTGGCCACCAAGGCCTGGGGCCCGGTACGGATCGTCATAGCCGCCCAGCAGGAGCACGGAGCCAAGGTCCTCGGTGACCTCTACACCGCGATCGGCACACGTGCGCACAACCAGGGCCTGGGCATAGAGAAGGACGTCGTCGCCGCCGCGGTGGCCGAGGTCGGGCTGCCCGAGTCCCTCATGGAGCACTGGGACTCCACCCCGTACGAGGCCGAGCTGCGCGCCTCCCACAAGGAGGGCATCGACAAGGTCGGCCAGGACGTCGGCACCCCCGTCATCGCCGTCCCCGGCGCCGACGGCGAGCAGATAGCCTTCTTCGGTCCGGTCGTCACCCCCGCCCCGAAGGGCGAGGAGGCCGCCAAGCTCTGGGACGGCACCCTCCTGGTCGCCTCGGTCCCGGGCTTCTACGAACTCAAGCGCACCCGCACCAAGGGCCCGGACTTCAGCAACCTGGTCTGA